Part of the Candidatus Hydrogenedentota bacterium genome is shown below.
GGTCTTTGTTTTCGCCTTCTCCGGCGATCTTCATGCCCAGGATGCCCTTGCCGTTGTCGTGGGCTTTCTGAAGCACCGGGGCCACCTCCTCGGGCTTGCCATCCATTTTGGTGCCGAAGGGGTTGATGCGGGCCAGGATGACGTCGACCCACGGGGTTTCGGCCGCGAGCTTAAGCGCGTTGAGGTCATGGCACGACACGCCGCAGGCGCGAATCCGGCCTTTAGCCTTGGCTTCGCTTAGGGCGTCCATGCAGCCGGCCATCTTGGAGGTCCACTGGGGGTCGGTCATGCAATGCAGCAACACGATGTCCATGTAATCGGTATCGAGTTCCTGGCAGAAGCGCTCCAGGTCGGCCTTGAGCATGGTGGGCTCGCGGGAGACGGTCTTCGTCAGGAGCATGACATCTTCACGTTTGATGGAATTCTTCATCGCATCTTTCATGTAGTCATGCGCGCCGTACATGTCGGCGAGGTCGAAATAGTTGATGCCGCTTGCGTGGGCGTGCTCAAGCAGCGAGACGAAGGATTTGCGTCCTTGCCGGTTCTGCGCGGAGCTGCCGTTCCAAGAGCGGGTGCCGGTGCCCATGCCGAGGGTCGAGCACTCGATGCCGGTCTTGCCGAGGGGGCGTTTCGCGGTTGCGCTGAACTTGGTTTGTCCGAGGGCAGGGCGCACGATGCCGCCCAGGGCCAGGCTTGTGGCGAGAGTGCCAGCCGTGTGTTTCATGAAGTCGCGTCGGTTCATGCATGCCATCGTGGGCGCTCCTCTGGTTGTCGAGCGTCTATTGTACACAAGCCCGCCTGTTTGAGAAACCCCGAGGGTGGCATCTAATCATCCCGGGGCCGGGATTGTGTTTGGGGAAGGGTACTGAGGGGCCTGAGGAGAGTGGGCAAGCGGCAAAAAGATCCGTTTCGTGGTGATTTGAGACGGTTCAAATATGTTTCAGGGCGGGATGTGTCAATTGTTGAATGGGCAGTTTGCGCAGTAAGGTGGCGTTTTCGGGGGTGAATATCTGGACGGAATGGACGGGATGGAGACCTCGGTCGTAAGAGTGGCGCGGTCAGGAGAC
Proteins encoded:
- a CDS encoding aldo/keto reductase, which gives rise to MACMNRRDFMKHTAGTLATSLALGGIVRPALGQTKFSATAKRPLGKTGIECSTLGMGTGTRSWNGSSAQNRQGRKSFVSLLEHAHASGINYFDLADMYGAHDYMKDAMKNSIKREDVMLLTKTVSREPTMLKADLERFCQELDTDYMDIVLLHCMTDPQWTSKMAGCMDALSEAKAKGRIRACGVSCHDLNALKLAAETPWVDVILARINPFGTKMDGKPEEVAPVLQKAHDNGKGILGMKIAGEGENKDRIPESIKYVLGLGCVDVFNIGVLQTSEIDANIESVAAAGAA